One stretch of Amycolatopsis tolypomycina DNA includes these proteins:
- a CDS encoding ABC transporter substrate-binding protein: MPSRHRWLIIPDPNRPFPHRRTDWLRPAATLVVALLVAGGLVFQQPLQRAFTCGWFDGSAWSAGGECVGLSDGSDDFALDRFAAVLRVVEQQNAAAADRCDPRGTPVTVGVLLTLTDRNAGGRAVHELEGMAAGQRHANDTGCLHPMRLVVANVGAYGPDNEAVEVARELAEDPDVVAVAGLGLSQQRSAEVADLLAEAKVPMVADLITAEGFDQTGSRDDEPDFRACDADITYPRGIGKDYYYRVAYRNAVQIEQLAAVLPGRPDFIMVPTGGSDPYTCTALPVMQRRFGGKITEVKFDADEASTVPLTAQRICGTAKDVEVLYIARGGDLARFLFSLDEAFLGGRCAATSVTVVSTSDGLRVRSPEDNAMLEDLRLRALRSPSFTDGRIRLISTLVSGADRFRGDNPGFRDLERAFAGAGFDAAHLDDGWAVNGYDAVTTISAALRTLPSTKPVQRSQVNTAISGFSTSGQAVAGAGGPITFDNSGNRADAGPPVVRVCPLPRPSGDQAPRTPSTIVRPGTPPTC; encoded by the coding sequence TTGCCTTCCCGCCACCGATGGCTGATCATCCCCGACCCGAACCGGCCTTTCCCGCACCGCCGCACGGACTGGCTGCGGCCGGCCGCCACGCTCGTCGTCGCGCTCCTGGTGGCGGGCGGGCTCGTCTTCCAGCAGCCGCTGCAGCGGGCGTTCACCTGCGGCTGGTTCGACGGCTCCGCCTGGTCGGCCGGCGGTGAGTGCGTCGGGCTCAGCGACGGCTCGGACGACTTCGCCCTCGACCGCTTCGCCGCCGTGCTGCGCGTGGTCGAGCAGCAGAACGCCGCCGCGGCGGACCGCTGCGACCCCCGGGGCACCCCGGTGACCGTCGGCGTGCTGCTGACGCTGACCGACCGCAACGCCGGCGGGCGCGCGGTGCACGAGCTCGAAGGGATGGCCGCCGGGCAACGGCACGCCAACGACACCGGCTGCCTGCACCCGATGCGGCTGGTGGTCGCGAACGTCGGCGCGTACGGGCCGGACAACGAAGCCGTCGAGGTGGCCCGGGAGCTCGCCGAAGACCCGGACGTCGTGGCGGTGGCGGGGCTCGGGCTGAGCCAGCAGCGCTCGGCCGAGGTGGCGGACCTGCTCGCCGAGGCGAAGGTCCCGATGGTGGCCGACCTGATCACCGCCGAGGGGTTCGACCAGACCGGCTCGCGCGACGACGAGCCGGACTTCCGCGCGTGCGACGCCGACATCACCTACCCCCGCGGCATCGGGAAGGACTACTACTACCGCGTCGCCTACCGCAACGCCGTCCAGATCGAGCAGCTCGCCGCGGTGCTGCCGGGCCGGCCGGACTTCATCATGGTGCCCACCGGCGGCTCCGACCCGTACACGTGCACGGCGCTGCCGGTGATGCAGCGCCGCTTCGGCGGCAAGATCACCGAAGTCAAGTTCGACGCCGACGAAGCGAGCACGGTCCCGCTGACCGCGCAACGGATCTGCGGAACGGCGAAGGACGTCGAGGTGCTCTACATCGCCCGCGGCGGCGACCTCGCCCGGTTCCTCTTCAGCCTCGACGAGGCGTTCCTCGGCGGCCGGTGCGCGGCCACGTCGGTCACGGTGGTCAGCACGTCCGACGGCCTGCGCGTCCGCTCGCCGGAGGACAACGCGATGCTGGAAGACCTCCGCCTGCGGGCCCTGCGGTCGCCGAGCTTCACCGACGGCCGGATCCGCCTGATCTCGACGCTCGTCTCCGGCGCCGACCGCTTCCGCGGCGACAACCCGGGCTTCCGCGACCTCGAGCGGGCCTTCGCCGGCGCGGGCTTCGACGCAGCCCACCTCGACGACGGCTGGGCGGTCAACGGCTACGACGCGGTGACGACGATTTCGGCGGCGCTGCGGACGCTCCCGTCGACGAAGCCGGTCCAGCGCAGCCAGGTCAACACGGCCATCAGCGGCTTTTCCACGAGCGGCCAGGCGGTGGCGGGCGCGGGCGGCCCCATCACGTTCGACAACAGCGGCAACCGCGCCGACGCGGGACCACCGGTGGTCCGGGTGTGCCCCCTGCCCCGGCCGAGCGGCGACCAGGCACCACGCACGCCGAGCACGATCGTCCGGCCGGGCACACCACCGACCTGCTGA
- a CDS encoding type I polyketide synthase: MADETKLRDYLKRVSAELATTRERLRAAEDRAREPVAIVGTACRLPGGADDADALWDLVAAGTDAIGGYPADRGWDLDGAGGFLRDIAGFDPEFFGLSPREALTMDPQQRLALEVSWEALEHAGIDAATLKGADVGVFAGAFASGYAGGPAGSLHDDVRGGHLLTGLTTSVLSGRIAYTLGLEGPAVTVDTACSSSLVAVHLAARALRAGECALALAGGVTVHSTPEWLVWFTRQQGLASDGRCKAYGASADGMGMAEGAGMLVLERLSDARRHGHEVLAVIRGSAVNSDGASNGLTAPNGPAQQRVIRAALADAELEPSDVDVVEGHGTGTRLGDPIEAEALIAAYGTGRETPLLLGTVKSNIGHTQAAAGVAGILKLVSALRHGVVPPTLHAAAPTSEVDWSAGTVRLVTEATPWPDHGRPRRAAVSSFGISGTNAHVVLEQAPEPEPVPDAVRTLPAVAWPVSARTPEALAAQARRLAAAAERDPADIGWSLAAGRASLPHRAVVTGRDPAELRAGLAELADGEEAPNVVTGTAGTAGRTAFVFSGQGAQRRGMGRELYEAYPVFAAAFDEVCAELDRHLGRPVKSVVDSDLLDETQWAQAGLFAVEVALVALLKSWGIEPDVVAGHSIGELAAAYTAGVWSLADAARLVTARGRLMQALPRGGAMVAVTASEDEVLAVLADFPGAAVAAVNGPRSIVVSGVEGDVLAAAARLAETGTRTKRLSVSHAFHSPLMEPMLAEFGEVTASVTYHEPRLPLVAGAVTDPAYWVRHVREPVRFGDMVESLRSHGVRTFVEIGPDAALTPMVVPADGEVWLPALRRNRPEPVTVTSALAGLHVRGRTVSWAGFFDGAGARRVKLPTYAFQRTRLWLDGTAPEAAGHPLLGTALDVAGGEELLLTGRISLRSHPWLADHVVAGSVVVPGTALVELAVRAGDEAGCPRVAELLIESPMALPGRGGVEVQVTVAAPGDDGRRDLAVYARPDDGGAWTRHAAGVLAPDVGTAPGLAQWPPAGATPLDLDGFYPALAEAGLAYGPAFRGVTAAWRRDDELFAEVALPEGIDGGYAVHPALFDAALHVLGLDGGTRVPFAWSDVVVHATGATAARVRLAPADGGGVAVTLADSAGHPVVTAGSLTLRDFTPGTAAVVRDALFRLEWQQAEAPGTPETSGWVVLDGAPDVPGARRGASLGELAEAVRAGAEAPSTVVVRVPDSDSPAAAALELVQTWLALDELAAARLLAVTERAVDAGPGAPVRPAAAPAWGLLRTAAAEHPGRLLLSDVDDPATAGGLLAAGAGLGEAEFAVRGGELRVPRLVRGTAELAAPAGPWALGYASQGTLEALTLQASAERLLGPGEVRVAVRAAGVNFRDVLTVLGMYPGPAGPLGLEAAGVVVEVGSEVSGLAAGDAVMGIFTGAFAPTAVTDARLVIPKPAGWSWAEAAAAPVAFATAHHGLAGLARLTAGESVLVHAAAGGVGQAAVQLARHLGARVFGTASPAKWPVLGGCDRVASSRTLEFEDVFRAATEGRGVDVVLNALSGEFVDASLRLLAPGGRFVEMGKTDLRDPDGVWYRAFDLLETGAAGMGPVLAALSPLFASGVLRPLPVTCWDVRQAAEAFRFLSQGRNVGKVVLTLPAAPRPGTVLVTGASGGLGGLVAPHVARGARNVVLTSRRGIAAEGMPATVAAVAGRGAAVRVVACDAADRAGMTAVLGAIPASAPLRAVVHTAGVLDDAPVEALTPERLAAVLRPKADAARLLHELTRDQDLDAFVLFSSVSGIWGTPGQGNYAAANAFLDALALHRRAAGLPATALAWGPWDRADGMAGKLSEVDWTRLADRGLRPLSDADGLALLDTALAGAAPFVVPARVSGGSAPLLSGLTRRPPRRRTGAPAADPGLAGLAPEERERALLRAVRTQAALVLGMAGPDAVGAERSFRDLGFDSLTAVELRNRLSAATGLKLSPTLVFDHPVPAALAAHLARELTGPPQVFTALDGLRPLLAAVQDPAEKAKIVARLEALVADLNPGEPDDEHLDGATDDEIFSMLDTELGITGP; this comes from the coding sequence ATGGCCGACGAAACCAAGCTTCGCGACTACCTCAAGCGCGTCAGCGCCGAGCTGGCGACGACGCGGGAACGGCTGCGGGCCGCCGAAGACCGCGCGCGGGAACCGGTGGCCATCGTGGGCACCGCCTGCCGGCTGCCCGGCGGGGCGGACGACGCCGACGCCCTCTGGGACCTCGTCGCCGCCGGGACCGACGCCATCGGGGGCTACCCCGCCGACCGCGGCTGGGACCTCGACGGCGCCGGCGGGTTCCTCCGCGACATCGCGGGCTTCGACCCGGAGTTCTTCGGCCTCAGCCCGCGCGAGGCCCTGACCATGGACCCGCAGCAGCGGCTCGCGCTGGAGGTGTCCTGGGAAGCCCTCGAACACGCCGGGATCGACGCCGCCACCCTGAAGGGCGCCGACGTCGGCGTGTTCGCCGGCGCGTTCGCGTCCGGCTACGCGGGCGGCCCCGCCGGCTCGCTGCACGACGACGTCCGCGGCGGGCACCTGCTGACCGGCCTCACGACCAGCGTGCTGTCCGGCCGGATCGCCTACACCCTCGGCCTCGAAGGCCCGGCGGTCACGGTGGACACGGCGTGCTCGTCTTCGCTGGTCGCCGTGCACCTCGCGGCCCGCGCCCTGCGCGCGGGGGAGTGCGCGCTGGCGCTGGCCGGCGGCGTGACCGTGCACTCGACCCCGGAGTGGCTGGTCTGGTTCACCCGCCAGCAGGGCCTCGCCTCCGACGGTCGCTGCAAGGCCTACGGCGCGTCGGCCGACGGGATGGGCATGGCCGAAGGCGCCGGGATGCTCGTGCTGGAACGGCTTTCCGACGCCCGGCGGCACGGGCACGAGGTGCTGGCGGTGATCCGCGGCAGCGCGGTGAACTCCGACGGCGCGTCCAACGGCCTGACCGCCCCGAACGGCCCGGCGCAGCAGCGCGTCATCCGCGCGGCGCTGGCCGACGCGGAGCTGGAACCGTCCGATGTGGACGTCGTCGAAGGGCACGGCACGGGCACCCGGCTGGGCGACCCGATCGAGGCCGAGGCCCTGATCGCCGCGTACGGCACCGGCCGCGAGACGCCGTTGCTGCTCGGCACGGTCAAGTCGAACATCGGCCACACCCAGGCCGCGGCCGGGGTGGCCGGCATCCTCAAGCTGGTCTCCGCGCTGCGGCACGGCGTCGTCCCGCCGACCCTGCACGCCGCCGCGCCGACGTCCGAAGTGGACTGGTCGGCGGGCACCGTCCGGCTGGTCACCGAAGCGACGCCGTGGCCGGACCACGGGCGGCCGCGCCGGGCGGCGGTGTCGTCGTTCGGGATCAGCGGCACCAACGCGCACGTCGTCCTGGAACAGGCCCCCGAGCCCGAGCCGGTTCCGGACGCGGTCCGCACGCTGCCGGCGGTGGCGTGGCCGGTGTCGGCGCGGACCCCGGAGGCGCTGGCCGCCCAGGCCCGGCGGCTGGCCGCGGCGGCGGAGCGGGACCCGGCCGACATCGGCTGGTCGCTGGCCGCCGGCCGGGCGAGCCTGCCGCACCGTGCCGTGGTGACCGGCCGCGACCCCGCCGAGCTGCGCGCCGGGCTCGCCGAGCTCGCCGACGGCGAGGAAGCGCCGAACGTCGTCACCGGGACAGCCGGGACGGCGGGCAGGACCGCCTTCGTGTTCAGCGGCCAGGGCGCGCAGCGGCGGGGCATGGGCCGGGAGCTGTACGAGGCGTATCCGGTCTTCGCGGCGGCCTTCGACGAAGTGTGCGCGGAACTGGACCGCCACCTCGGCCGGCCCGTGAAGTCCGTTGTGGACAGTGACCTGCTCGACGAGACCCAATGGGCGCAGGCGGGGCTGTTCGCGGTCGAGGTCGCGCTCGTCGCGCTGCTGAAGTCGTGGGGGATCGAGCCGGACGTCGTGGCCGGGCATTCGATCGGCGAGCTGGCCGCGGCGTACACGGCGGGGGTGTGGTCCCTCGCCGACGCCGCCCGCCTGGTCACCGCGCGCGGCCGGCTGATGCAGGCGTTGCCGCGCGGGGGCGCGATGGTCGCGGTGACCGCGAGCGAGGACGAGGTGCTCGCGGTGCTGGCGGACTTCCCGGGAGCGGCGGTGGCGGCGGTCAACGGGCCGCGGTCGATCGTCGTGTCCGGAGTGGAGGGTGACGTCCTGGCCGCGGCTGCGCGCCTCGCTGAGACGGGCACGCGGACGAAGCGGCTGTCGGTGTCGCATGCGTTCCACTCACCGCTGATGGAGCCGATGCTGGCGGAGTTCGGCGAGGTGACGGCCTCGGTGACCTACCACGAGCCGCGGCTGCCGTTGGTCGCCGGTGCGGTGACCGATCCCGCGTATTGGGTGCGGCATGTGCGGGAGCCGGTGCGGTTCGGGGACATGGTGGAGTCGTTGCGGTCCCACGGTGTCCGGACGTTCGTCGAGATCGGGCCGGACGCCGCGCTGACCCCGATGGTGGTCCCGGCCGACGGCGAGGTGTGGCTCCCGGCCTTGCGCCGCAACCGGCCCGAGCCGGTGACGGTGACCTCGGCGCTCGCGGGGCTGCACGTCCGCGGCCGCACGGTCTCCTGGGCCGGGTTCTTCGACGGCGCCGGAGCCCGCCGGGTCAAGCTGCCGACGTACGCCTTCCAGCGCACCCGGTTGTGGCTGGACGGGACAGCGCCGGAGGCCGCCGGCCACCCGCTGCTCGGCACCGCGCTGGACGTCGCGGGCGGCGAAGAGCTGCTCCTGACCGGGCGGATCTCCCTGCGCTCCCACCCGTGGCTGGCCGACCACGTCGTCGCCGGGTCCGTGGTGGTCCCCGGGACCGCGCTGGTCGAGCTGGCTGTCCGGGCCGGGGACGAGGCGGGCTGCCCGCGGGTGGCCGAACTGCTCATCGAGAGCCCCATGGCGCTGCCCGGCCGCGGTGGGGTCGAGGTGCAGGTGACCGTCGCGGCGCCCGGCGACGACGGCCGCCGCGACCTGGCCGTGTACGCCCGCCCGGACGACGGCGGCGCCTGGACGCGGCACGCGGCCGGTGTCCTCGCCCCGGACGTCGGCACCGCACCCGGCCTCGCGCAGTGGCCGCCCGCCGGAGCGACTCCGCTCGACCTCGACGGCTTCTACCCGGCCCTGGCCGAAGCGGGCCTGGCCTACGGGCCGGCGTTCCGCGGCGTGACAGCCGCCTGGCGGCGCGACGACGAGCTGTTCGCCGAGGTCGCGCTGCCGGAAGGCATCGACGGCGGGTACGCCGTGCACCCGGCGCTGTTCGACGCCGCCCTGCACGTCCTCGGCCTGGACGGCGGTACTCGGGTGCCGTTCGCGTGGTCGGACGTGGTGGTGCACGCCACCGGCGCGACCGCCGCGCGCGTCCGCCTCGCCCCGGCGGACGGCGGGGGCGTGGCGGTGACGCTGGCGGACAGCGCCGGCCACCCGGTCGTCACCGCCGGGTCGTTGACCCTGCGCGACTTCACGCCGGGCACCGCCGCCGTCGTCCGCGACGCGCTCTTCCGGCTGGAGTGGCAGCAGGCCGAAGCACCCGGCACCCCGGAGACCAGCGGCTGGGTCGTGCTCGACGGCGCGCCGGACGTCCCCGGCGCCCGGCGCGGTGCCTCGCTCGGCGAGCTGGCCGAGGCCGTCCGCGCGGGCGCCGAAGCGCCGTCGACCGTCGTGGTGCGCGTGCCGGACTCCGACAGCCCGGCCGCCGCGGCGCTGGAGCTCGTGCAGACCTGGCTGGCGCTGGACGAGCTCGCCGCGGCGCGGCTGCTGGCCGTCACCGAACGCGCGGTCGACGCCGGGCCCGGCGCGCCGGTGCGGCCCGCCGCGGCCCCGGCCTGGGGCCTGCTGCGGACCGCGGCCGCCGAACACCCCGGCCGGCTCCTGCTGTCCGATGTGGACGATCCCGCGACCGCGGGCGGCCTGCTCGCCGCCGGGGCCGGGCTGGGCGAGGCCGAGTTCGCGGTGCGCGGCGGCGAACTGCGGGTCCCGCGGCTCGTCCGGGGCACCGCGGAACTCGCGGCGCCGGCCGGGCCCTGGGCACTCGGCTACGCGAGCCAGGGCACCCTGGAGGCACTCACGCTGCAGGCGTCGGCAGAGCGGTTGCTCGGGCCGGGTGAGGTGCGGGTCGCGGTGCGCGCGGCCGGCGTGAACTTCCGGGACGTGCTGACCGTGCTGGGCATGTACCCCGGCCCGGCGGGACCGCTCGGGCTGGAGGCGGCCGGCGTCGTCGTCGAGGTGGGCAGCGAGGTTTCCGGCCTGGCCGCCGGGGACGCGGTCATGGGGATCTTCACCGGCGCCTTCGCGCCGACCGCCGTGACGGACGCCCGGCTGGTGATCCCGAAACCGGCCGGGTGGTCGTGGGCGGAGGCCGCGGCGGCGCCGGTGGCGTTCGCGACGGCCCACCACGGCCTGGCCGGGCTGGCCAGGCTCACGGCCGGCGAATCCGTGCTGGTGCACGCGGCCGCCGGTGGCGTGGGACAGGCGGCGGTCCAGCTGGCCCGGCACCTCGGCGCCCGGGTGTTCGGCACGGCGAGCCCGGCGAAGTGGCCCGTGCTGGGCGGGTGCGACCGGGTGGCGTCGTCGCGGACCCTCGAGTTCGAGGACGTCTTCCGCGCGGCGACCGAGGGGCGTGGTGTCGACGTGGTGCTCAACGCGCTGTCCGGCGAGTTCGTCGACGCATCGCTGCGGCTGCTGGCGCCGGGCGGCCGGTTCGTGGAGATGGGCAAGACCGACCTCCGCGACCCCGATGGCGTCTGGTACCGGGCGTTCGACCTGCTGGAGACGGGGGCGGCGGGGATGGGGCCGGTGCTGGCCGCGCTGAGCCCGCTGTTCGCGTCCGGGGTGCTGCGGCCGCTGCCGGTCACGTGCTGGGACGTGCGGCAGGCGGCCGAAGCGTTCCGGTTCCTGAGCCAGGGCCGCAACGTCGGCAAGGTCGTGCTGACGCTCCCGGCGGCGCCCCGGCCCGGGACGGTGCTGGTGACGGGTGCCTCCGGTGGTCTCGGCGGGCTCGTCGCGCCGCACGTCGCCCGCGGCGCGCGGAACGTCGTCCTGACGTCCCGGCGGGGCATCGCCGCCGAGGGCATGCCCGCGACCGTCGCGGCCGTGGCCGGCCGGGGTGCGGCGGTCCGGGTCGTCGCCTGCGACGCCGCCGACCGCGCCGGGATGACGGCCGTGCTCGGCGCGATCCCCGCGTCGGCCCCGCTGCGGGCGGTAGTGCACACCGCGGGCGTGCTGGACGACGCGCCGGTCGAGGCCCTGACGCCGGAGCGGCTCGCCGCGGTCCTGCGGCCGAAGGCGGACGCCGCCCGGCTGTTGCACGAATTGACCCGGGACCAGGACCTCGACGCCTTCGTGCTGTTCTCGTCGGTGTCCGGGATCTGGGGCACGCCAGGGCAGGGCAACTACGCGGCCGCAAACGCTTTCCTCGACGCGCTGGCGCTGCACCGCCGGGCCGCCGGCCTGCCCGCGACGGCGCTGGCCTGGGGTCCGTGGGACCGCGCGGACGGCATGGCGGGCAAACTGTCCGAAGTGGACTGGACCCGGCTCGCGGACCGCGGCCTGCGGCCGTTGTCCGACGCCGACGGCCTGGCCCTGCTCGACACGGCACTGGCCGGCGCGGCGCCGTTCGTCGTCCCGGCCAGGGTGTCCGGCGGCTCGGCGCCGCTGCTGTCGGGGCTGACCCGGCGTCCCCCGCGCCGCCGGACCGGCGCCCCGGCCGCGGACCCCGGCCTCGCCGGGCTCGCGCCGGAAGAGCGGGAGCGGGCGCTGCTGCGGGCGGTGCGGACCCAGGCGGCGCTGGTGCTCGGCATGGCGGGCCCGGACGCGGTGGGGGCGGAGCGCTCGTTCCGCGACCTCGGGTTCGACTCCCTGACGGCGGTGGAACTGCGCAACCGGCTGAGCGCGGCGACGGGGCTCAAGCTGTCCCCGACCCTGGTGTTCGACCACCCGGTGCCGGCCGCGCTGGCGGCCCACCTGGCCCGCGAGCTGACCGGTCCCCCACAGGTGTTCACGGCCCTGGACGGCTTGCGCCCCCTGCTGGCGGCGGTCCAGGATCCGGCCGAGAAGGCGAAGATCGTGGCGCGGCTCGAGGCTCTGGTGGCGGACCTCAACCCCGGCGAACCGGACGACGAGCACCTGGACGGGGCGACGGACGACGAGATCTTCTCGATGCTCGACACCGAGCTCGGCATCACGGGCCCATGA
- a CDS encoding AfsR/SARP family transcriptional regulator translates to MATRSVRIQVLGSLRVWREGAEVELGPPGRRAVLGLLTLAGGDAVARRDLVDALWGDRPPPSAVNVVQTHVKHLRRLLEPGRAPRAGSGVLPHVGGGYAVRRDAVDVDLWRFRELLAEANDAHRDDDAGRVVASLGEALRLWHGRPLADLPPLTGHPKVVSLVAERREAFSRYAGVMIDVGAAAEVLPGLAEAAAEQPLDEAAQALLIRAHHALGQRGEAFRLYGQVRSRLVDELGIDPGPELLAAHAAVLRDPGARRTPAAAPAETRPVHRIPKQLPAEPRGFTGRAAELALLDGLAGGGIAAISGTAGVGKTALAVYWAHRVRNRFPDGQLYANLRGHAPGSPATPVEILAQFLSALGIPPERVPPDVETAAALYRTLTTDRRILVLLDNAVDPDQVRPLLPAGPGCLVVVTARDRLTGLVAVHGARRLTLDVLSPDDAVALLADVLGHGRVHAEPEAALEFAKLCVHLPLALRIAAANLADRPGSGIDDYVAELREGNLLAALAVPGDEQTAVRTAFDLSHAALPADAQRLFRLLSLVPGADVGADAVAALAGTEPPRAVALLDRLAAAHLVDHHLPGRYRFHDLLRRYAAEQADRLEPAAERERALRRLYDWYLASVDGAARLLYPHMLRLPVSGVPAAFPGLGEASAWLDTERGNLVAAVRFAAGRGPRAMAWRLADALRGYFWMCMRGVEWLAAAEAGLSAAEADGGPRARAATRLSLADLHFRQGRYRQAVRQYTASLLLAREAGWAEAQAAVLGNLGCVYWQSGRLAAAASRFGRGLALSRRIGQPAGEAVAFGNLGLVHWEMGKLAEAAEHYTQALRRYRRIGSRYGEAINLANLGQTQRARGRTAEAVELLCRSLDLQCEAGNRGGEAETRSRLALAHSDRGHRAVALECAGTGLALAREAGDPRTEAEALAAYAAVLARFGDRPGAIRRYGQALDLIRETGDRYPEVDALIGLAAVTADPEPAREALVLAEQAGYRALRGLALTALAGALLARGDRGAAVECAREALALHQETGHGLGEGRTVALLDRLTP, encoded by the coding sequence GTGGCAACGAGGTCGGTACGCATCCAGGTGCTGGGTTCGCTGCGCGTTTGGCGCGAAGGCGCCGAAGTCGAGCTCGGGCCGCCCGGCCGGCGTGCGGTGCTCGGGTTGCTCACCCTCGCCGGCGGGGATGCCGTGGCCCGGCGCGATCTCGTGGACGCGCTGTGGGGCGACCGGCCGCCGCCGAGTGCGGTCAATGTCGTTCAGACGCACGTCAAGCACCTGCGGCGGTTGCTGGAACCCGGGCGGGCGCCGCGCGCGGGCAGCGGGGTGCTGCCGCACGTCGGCGGGGGCTACGCCGTGCGGCGGGATGCCGTCGACGTCGACCTGTGGCGGTTCCGTGAACTCCTCGCCGAAGCGAACGACGCGCACCGGGACGACGACGCCGGCCGCGTCGTGGCTTCGCTCGGGGAGGCGCTTCGGCTGTGGCACGGCAGGCCGCTGGCCGACCTGCCGCCGCTCACCGGTCATCCGAAGGTCGTTTCGCTGGTCGCCGAGCGCCGGGAAGCGTTTTCCCGGTACGCCGGGGTGATGATCGACGTCGGTGCCGCCGCGGAAGTCCTGCCCGGGCTCGCCGAAGCCGCCGCGGAACAACCGCTCGACGAAGCCGCGCAGGCGCTCCTGATCCGCGCCCACCACGCACTCGGGCAGCGCGGCGAGGCGTTCCGGCTCTACGGGCAGGTGCGGTCGCGGCTGGTCGACGAGCTCGGCATCGACCCGGGGCCGGAGCTGCTCGCGGCGCACGCGGCCGTGCTGCGCGACCCCGGCGCCCGGCGGACCCCGGCCGCGGCGCCCGCCGAAACCCGCCCGGTGCACCGGATTCCGAAGCAGCTGCCCGCCGAGCCGCGCGGGTTCACCGGCCGGGCGGCGGAACTGGCCTTGCTGGACGGCCTGGCGGGCGGCGGCATCGCCGCGATCTCCGGCACGGCGGGCGTCGGCAAGACGGCGCTGGCCGTGTACTGGGCGCACCGCGTCCGGAACCGCTTCCCGGACGGGCAGCTGTACGCGAACCTGCGCGGCCACGCACCGGGTTCGCCGGCCACTCCCGTCGAAATCCTCGCGCAGTTCCTGTCCGCACTGGGGATCCCGCCCGAGCGCGTGCCGCCCGACGTGGAAACCGCGGCGGCGCTGTACCGCACGCTGACGACCGACCGGCGGATCCTGGTGCTGCTCGACAACGCCGTCGACCCGGACCAGGTCCGGCCGCTGCTGCCGGCCGGGCCCGGGTGCCTGGTGGTGGTGACCGCGCGCGACCGCCTGACGGGCCTGGTCGCCGTGCACGGCGCGCGCCGGCTCACCCTCGACGTGCTCAGCCCCGACGACGCCGTCGCGCTGCTCGCGGACGTGCTGGGCCACGGGCGCGTCCACGCCGAGCCCGAGGCGGCGCTGGAGTTCGCCAAGCTGTGCGTCCACCTCCCGCTCGCGCTGCGGATCGCCGCGGCCAACCTCGCCGACCGGCCCGGCTCCGGCATCGACGACTACGTCGCGGAACTGCGCGAGGGCAACCTCCTCGCCGCCCTCGCGGTGCCGGGCGACGAGCAGACCGCGGTGCGGACCGCGTTCGACCTGTCCCACGCCGCCCTGCCCGCCGACGCGCAGCGGCTGTTCCGGTTGCTGAGCCTGGTGCCCGGCGCGGACGTCGGCGCCGACGCCGTGGCCGCGCTGGCCGGCACCGAGCCCCCGCGGGCGGTCGCCCTGCTGGACCGGCTCGCCGCCGCGCACCTCGTCGACCACCACCTGCCGGGCCGGTACCGCTTCCACGACCTGCTCCGCCGGTACGCCGCGGAGCAGGCCGACCGGCTGGAGCCGGCCGCGGAGCGCGAGCGGGCGCTGCGCCGGCTGTACGACTGGTACCTGGCGTCGGTGGACGGCGCCGCCCGCCTCCTCTACCCGCACATGCTGCGGCTGCCGGTGTCCGGCGTCCCGGCCGCGTTCCCCGGGCTGGGCGAGGCGTCGGCGTGGCTGGACACCGAACGCGGCAACCTCGTCGCCGCCGTGCGGTTCGCGGCAGGCCGTGGCCCGCGGGCGATGGCGTGGCGGCTCGCCGACGCGCTGCGCGGGTACTTCTGGATGTGCATGCGCGGCGTCGAGTGGCTCGCGGCCGCGGAAGCCGGGCTGAGCGCCGCCGAGGCCGACGGCGGCCCCCGCGCGCGGGCCGCGACCCGGCTCAGCCTCGCCGACCTGCACTTCCGCCAGGGCCGGTACCGGCAGGCGGTCCGCCAGTACACGGCCTCGCTGCTGCTCGCGCGGGAGGCGGGCTGGGCCGAGGCGCAGGCCGCGGTGCTCGGCAACCTGGGCTGCGTCTACTGGCAGTCCGGACGGCTCGCCGCCGCGGCGTCCCGGTTCGGCCGCGGGCTGGCGCTCAGCAGGCGGATCGGCCAGCCGGCGGGGGAGGCCGTCGCGTTCGGCAACCTCGGGCTCGTCCACTGGGAAATGGGCAAGCTCGCCGAGGCCGCCGAGCACTACACCCAGGCGTTGCGCCGGTACCGCCGGATCGGGTCCCGGTACGGCGAAGCGATCAACCTCGCCAACCTCGGGCAGACGCAGCGCGCCCGCGGGCGGACGGCCGAGGCGGTGGAACTGCTCTGCCGCTCCCTCGACCTGCAGTGCGAGGCGGGAAACCGGGGCGGCGAAGCGGAAACCCGCAGCCGGCTCGCGCTGGCGCACAGCGATCGCGGCCACCGGGCGGTGGCCCTCGAATGCGCCGGCACGGGACTCGCGCTCGCCCGCGAGGCGGGGGACCCACGGACCGAGGCGGAGGCCCTGGCCGCCTACGCGGCCGTGCTCGCCCGCTTCGGCGACCGGCCGGGCGCGATCCGCCGCTACGGCCAGGCCCTCGACCTCATCCGCGAGACCGGCGACCGGTACCCCGAGGTCGACGCGCTGATCGGCCTGGCCGCGGTCACCGCGGACCCGGAGCCGGCCCGGGAGGCCCTGGTGCTTGCCGAGCAGGCGGGTTACCGGGCGTTGCGGGGTTTGGCTTTGACGGCGTTGGCCGGTGCTCTGCTTGCCCGTGGCGATCGCGGTGCCGCGGTCGAGTGCGCGCGTGAAGCGCTTGCGCTGCACCAGGAAACGGGGCACGGGCTGGGGGAGGGCCGGACCGTTGCGCTGCTCGACCGCCTGACACCGTGA